A single Dechloromonas denitrificans DNA region contains:
- a CDS encoding EAL and HDOD domain-containing protein, whose amino-acid sequence MFSSLKKLFGGQKEEIGQTPARAEREHHEPEAEAPAMAATFLCREAVFDRKNRLAGHLFFLQDSMLQANADSERQRQFDQSLLATLNASPEAWNTSLAFIPLNSASLELPAVDNLKTSNLVLLIQLAPDADAESLGARLETLRQRGLAIGIFRQPKNPAFTQSILLADYGVVDVGSSEAGAIRDFSSAFRASEKTHPVHLFGGNIETLDDHRFCHQTHFDYFHGRFAAASIQRPNEVGADPHKVQLLHLLRLVQGDAETAEIAEAMKQDPLLTFRILRYLNSAALGLDHRIDSLGQALIILGRQRLTRWLSVLLFSVREPNFGDWLLVESALTRGRLMEVLGAQLMPGKAKDPLFLTGIFSCLDRLLHRPLAELLNDMPLSEDVRAALLERRGPFADLLAVAEASDAFDLARMESTALAAGLEPHAVNRALLSATAWASEVTEHWE is encoded by the coding sequence TTGTTCAGCAGCCTGAAAAAACTGTTTGGCGGCCAGAAGGAAGAGATCGGCCAGACGCCGGCCAGGGCCGAGCGCGAGCACCACGAACCCGAGGCGGAAGCGCCGGCGATGGCGGCGACCTTTCTCTGCCGGGAAGCCGTCTTCGACCGCAAGAATCGCCTCGCCGGCCATCTCTTTTTCCTGCAGGATTCGATGCTCCAGGCCAATGCCGACAGCGAGCGGCAGCGGCAATTCGATCAGAGTCTGCTGGCCACGCTGAATGCCAGCCCGGAAGCCTGGAACACCAGCCTGGCCTTCATTCCGCTGAACTCGGCCAGTCTTGAACTGCCGGCCGTGGACAACCTGAAGACAAGCAATCTTGTCCTGCTCATCCAGCTGGCTCCCGACGCCGACGCCGAATCGCTCGGCGCCCGCCTGGAAACGCTGCGCCAGCGCGGTTTGGCGATCGGCATCTTCCGTCAGCCGAAAAATCCCGCTTTCACGCAAAGCATCCTGCTCGCCGATTATGGCGTGGTCGACGTCGGCAGCAGCGAAGCCGGCGCCATCCGCGATTTCTCCTCGGCCTTCCGGGCCAGCGAGAAGACGCACCCGGTACATCTGTTCGGCGGCAACATCGAAACGCTGGACGACCATCGGTTCTGCCATCAAACGCATTTCGATTATTTCCACGGCCGCTTTGCCGCAGCAAGCATCCAGCGCCCCAACGAAGTCGGCGCCGACCCGCACAAGGTCCAGTTGCTGCATCTGCTGCGCCTGGTCCAGGGCGATGCCGAAACGGCGGAAATCGCCGAGGCGATGAAGCAGGACCCGCTGCTCACCTTCCGCATCCTGCGCTATCTGAATTCGGCGGCCCTCGGCCTCGACCACCGCATCGACTCGCTCGGCCAGGCCCTGATCATCCTCGGCCGGCAGCGGCTGACCCGCTGGCTTTCCGTGCTGCTCTTTTCGGTCCGCGAACCGAATTTCGGCGACTGGCTGCTGGTCGAAAGCGCCCTCACCCGTGGCCGCCTGATGGAAGTTCTCGGCGCACAGCTGATGCCCGGCAAGGCCAAGGATCCGCTCTTCCTGACTGGCATCTTCTCCTGTCTCGATCGCCTGCTGCACCGTCCGCTGGCTGAGCTGCTCAACGACATGCCGCTGTCCGAGGACGTGCGCGCCGCGCTGCTCGAACGCCGCGGCCCCTTTGCCGATCTGCTCGCCGTGGCCGAAGCCAGCGATGCCTTCGACCTGGCGCGAATGGAAAGCACCGCCCTCGCCGCCGGCCTCGAACCCCATGCCGTCAACCGTGCCCTGCTCTCGGCCACCGCCTGGGCCAGCGAAGTCACCGAACATTGGGAATAA
- a CDS encoding sulfite exporter TauE/SafE family protein: MDYLYTLSGFAVGAIVGLTGVGGGSLMTPLLVLVFGINPATAVGTDLLYAALTKAGGTVAHGRKGHIDWAITGRLALGSIPAAALTLWILSQLPKGSNVIGAVISNGLGFALLLTAIAILFGRKLRGYASQHDDSPLRQRYLGKITIAIGATLGVLVTISSVGAGALGVAALFFLYPKLSPVKIVGSDVAHAVPLTLVAGLGHWALGGVDWALLGSLLLGSLPGIWLGTQVSAKVPEHILRRLLASMLILIGGKLIVA; the protein is encoded by the coding sequence ATGGATTATTTATATACCCTTTCCGGCTTTGCCGTGGGCGCCATCGTGGGCCTGACCGGTGTTGGCGGCGGCTCGCTGATGACGCCGCTGCTCGTCCTGGTCTTCGGCATCAACCCGGCCACCGCGGTCGGCACCGACCTGCTTTACGCGGCGCTGACCAAAGCTGGCGGCACTGTCGCCCATGGCCGGAAGGGGCATATCGACTGGGCCATCACCGGCCGGCTGGCGCTCGGCAGCATCCCGGCCGCCGCCCTGACGTTGTGGATACTGTCGCAACTGCCCAAGGGCAGCAACGTGATCGGCGCAGTCATCTCGAATGGTCTCGGTTTTGCACTGCTGCTCACCGCCATCGCCATTCTGTTCGGCCGCAAACTGCGCGGCTACGCCAGTCAACATGACGATTCGCCGTTGCGCCAACGTTATCTTGGCAAGATCACCATCGCCATCGGCGCTACCCTCGGCGTCCTGGTCACCATTTCGTCGGTCGGTGCCGGCGCCCTCGGCGTCGCCGCGCTGTTCTTTCTCTACCCGAAACTATCGCCGGTCAAGATTGTCGGATCGGATGTCGCGCACGCCGTACCGCTGACGCTGGTCGCCGGCCTCGGCCACTGGGCCCTGGGCGGCGTCGACTGGGCCCTGCTCGGCAGCCTGCTGCTTGGCTCGCTGCCCGGCATCTGGCTCGGCACGCAGGTGTCTGCCAAGGTGCCGGAACATATTCTTCGCCGCTTGCTGGCCTCCATGCTCATTCTCATCGGCGGCAAGCTGATCGTTGCTTAA
- a CDS encoding DUF934 domain-containing protein, whose translation MMAQLIKDNTLAADTWQTLELGPDETPENVALPSGDVIFPAAVWLARKTEIISGNKRIGLLLKGDDRLEDIGGDLDHFIVIAIDFPKFVDGRGYSTASLLRQRYRYAGELRAVGDVLHDQLFFLKRVGFDAYALKGDKNAVQAIAKGFSTFSDAYQTSTDQPQPRFRRRA comes from the coding sequence ATGATGGCTCAACTGATCAAAGACAACACGCTTGCCGCCGACACCTGGCAAACCCTGGAACTCGGCCCCGACGAAACGCCGGAAAACGTCGCCCTGCCAAGCGGCGACGTGATTTTCCCGGCCGCCGTGTGGCTGGCCCGCAAGACCGAGATCATTTCCGGCAACAAGCGCATCGGCCTGTTGCTGAAAGGTGACGACCGGCTTGAAGACATCGGCGGCGACCTCGACCACTTCATCGTCATTGCCATCGACTTCCCGAAATTCGTCGATGGCCGCGGCTACTCGACGGCCAGCCTGTTGCGCCAGCGCTATCGCTACGCAGGCGAACTACGCGCCGTCGGCGATGTGCTGCATGACCAGCTGTTCTTCCTGAAACGCGTCGGTTTCGATGCCTACGCCCTGAAGGGCGACAAGAACGCGGTCCAGGCCATCGCCAAGGGTTTTTCCACCTTCAGCGACGCTTACCAGACCTCGACCGACCAGCCGCAACCCCGTTTCCGCCGCCGCGCCTGA
- a CDS encoding HDOD domain-containing protein translates to MNAVPDEKQLQKLLQGVDIPPCPAILVELDGELKKDAPDQREIARLISKDVALSGRVMLIANSPAFSTGRKMDSIIQALNVLGSQQLFNLVISQLLKVALSGKPDVPMDRFWESSAQTARVSAELAKRLRCVRPDIAYTFGLFHDCGIPLLMKRFPQTREVLAEANASEELTFTEVEEKHLGTNHTIVGYFLARRWHLPSDVAEAVLHHHDYPMLARSDTISTTARAVIAVNVLAEHIIRLHTQGKGEEEWAKAGPHACEFLNLSLATVDDLIEDLRDWLG, encoded by the coding sequence ATGAATGCCGTACCAGACGAAAAGCAGTTGCAGAAGCTGTTGCAGGGCGTCGATATTCCGCCCTGTCCGGCGATCCTGGTTGAACTCGATGGCGAGCTGAAAAAGGATGCGCCCGATCAGCGCGAGATTGCACGCCTGATCAGCAAGGACGTGGCACTTTCCGGGCGCGTCATGCTGATTGCCAATTCGCCGGCCTTTTCGACCGGCCGCAAAATGGATTCGATCATTCAGGCGCTCAACGTGCTGGGCTCCCAGCAGCTATTCAATCTGGTGATTTCGCAGTTGCTCAAGGTCGCGCTGTCCGGCAAGCCCGATGTGCCGATGGACCGTTTCTGGGAGTCGTCGGCCCAGACGGCGCGCGTCTCGGCCGAACTGGCCAAGCGGTTGCGCTGCGTGCGTCCGGATATCGCCTATACCTTCGGCCTCTTCCACGATTGCGGCATTCCGCTGCTGATGAAGCGCTTTCCGCAAACCCGCGAAGTGCTGGCCGAAGCCAATGCATCCGAAGAACTGACGTTCACCGAAGTCGAAGAAAAACATCTGGGCACCAACCACACGATCGTCGGCTACTTTCTGGCCCGTCGCTGGCACTTGCCGAGCGATGTGGCCGAGGCCGTTCTGCACCATCACGATTACCCGATGCTGGCGCGCTCGGACACGATTTCGACTACGGCGCGGGCGGTGATCGCGGTCAACGTCCTGGCCGAGCACATCATCCGTCTGCATACCCAGGGCAAGGGCGAGGAGGAATGGGCCAAGGCCGGGCCGCATGCCTGCGAATTCCTCAATCTGTCACTTGCGACGGTCGACGACCTGATCGAGGATTTGCGCGACTGGCTGGGCTGA
- a CDS encoding CysB family HTH-type transcriptional regulator: protein MKLQQLRYIVEIQRQGLNVSEAAEALYTSQPGISKQVRLLEDELGVAIFERSGKRFTGVTEPGKTVLAIAERILREAENLKRASSEFATGDSGRLVLAATHTQARYALPIVVRDFVAQHPTVKLEMHQGSPTQIAEWVVSGEADIGIATEALDQYPQLITLPVRQWSHCVIAPEGHPILQTLPLSLSELVKWPLITYDTAFTGRSRINRAFERIGTEPNVALTALDADVIKTYVTLGLGLGIISALAFDAQRDTGLVAIDAAQLFESNTTRLALRRGSYLRRYDYDLIALFAPHLSQHVVKVAMQGGSDAYDL, encoded by the coding sequence ATGAAACTTCAGCAATTGCGTTACATCGTCGAGATCCAGCGTCAGGGATTGAATGTTTCGGAAGCCGCCGAAGCGCTGTATACCTCGCAGCCTGGTATTTCGAAGCAGGTCAGGCTGCTCGAGGATGAACTGGGCGTGGCCATCTTCGAACGCAGCGGCAAGCGCTTTACCGGCGTCACCGAACCGGGCAAGACGGTGCTGGCAATCGCCGAGCGCATCCTGCGCGAAGCCGAGAATCTCAAGCGGGCGAGTAGCGAGTTCGCCACCGGCGATAGCGGTCGCCTGGTCCTGGCGGCGACGCACACCCAGGCCCGCTATGCGCTGCCCATCGTGGTCCGTGATTTTGTCGCCCAGCATCCGACGGTCAAGCTGGAAATGCACCAGGGCAGCCCGACGCAGATCGCCGAATGGGTGGTGTCCGGCGAGGCGGATATCGGCATCGCCACGGAAGCGCTCGATCAGTATCCGCAACTGATCACGCTGCCGGTTCGCCAGTGGAGCCATTGCGTCATTGCGCCGGAAGGCCATCCGATTCTGCAAACGCTGCCGCTGTCGCTCAGCGAACTGGTCAAATGGCCGCTGATTACCTACGACACGGCTTTCACCGGGCGCTCGCGGATCAACCGGGCGTTCGAGCGCATCGGCACCGAACCCAATGTCGCGCTGACTGCGCTCGATGCCGACGTGATCAAGACCTACGTCACCCTTGGCCTCGGGCTGGGCATCATTTCGGCGCTGGCCTTCGATGCCCAGCGCGATACCGGGCTGGTTGCGATCGATGCGGCGCAACTGTTCGAATCGAATACCACCCGTCTCGCCTTGCGCCGGGGCAGCTATCTGCGCCGCTACGACTACGACCTGATCGCCCTGTTCGCCCCGCATCTGTCGCAGCATGTGGTCAAAGTGGCGATGCAAGGGGGGAGCGATGCATATGATCTATAA
- a CDS encoding ABC transporter substrate-binding protein, which produces MKSRVQLSMVAFALVSLIATSLPGAAGKLPAIIGINIAAAAEKTAPLVIAHVAPTTGRFALHAEADRRGAEMAIDEFNARGGVLGREIVLFSRDPSLDAKQSARVAEELITQTKVGFMIGAISSGVAASMSAVCQKHGVLFINTNSSAPSESVEDAHRTKFVFDAHGANFYRALIKYALANKKSKRVLLLTEDNAWGRGNAEATRRYITESGGAVVGEVLAPEALPDPLDVLKRVAAIPADVVVTSISGDNQIKLFAQIDPQILERQSWIVGEVDWEELYPAPGTPRPLFGTTWAWNLRTPGTAEFVARYRKRYGHTKLNYPGDVTHAAYLATKALLTAIERAGTTENSALIQQLENYRRTASEGMQNNDAYMDPVSHHVQQTVYIARWNPHATRPELGIEILGQVPPEQVRFEREKTTQLESPADTPRYTP; this is translated from the coding sequence ATGAAAAGTCGTGTGCAGCTATCGATGGTGGCATTTGCATTGGTCAGCTTGATCGCGACATCGCTTCCCGGCGCAGCTGGCAAACTGCCAGCGATTATCGGCATCAACATTGCCGCCGCCGCGGAAAAAACGGCGCCTCTCGTTATTGCCCATGTCGCGCCGACCACCGGGCGCTTCGCGCTGCACGCCGAGGCGGACCGCCGCGGCGCCGAAATGGCGATCGACGAATTCAATGCCCGGGGCGGCGTTCTCGGACGCGAAATCGTCCTTTTTTCGCGCGACCCCAGTCTCGACGCCAAACAATCGGCGCGCGTCGCCGAAGAGCTGATCACCCAGACCAAAGTTGGCTTCATGATCGGCGCGATCAGCTCCGGTGTCGCCGCCAGCATGTCGGCCGTCTGTCAGAAACACGGCGTGCTCTTCATCAACACCAATTCGTCCGCACCCTCCGAGTCGGTCGAGGATGCCCACCGCACGAAATTCGTCTTCGATGCCCACGGCGCAAATTTCTATCGGGCGCTGATCAAGTACGCCCTGGCAAACAAAAAGTCGAAACGGGTGCTGTTGTTGACCGAGGACAACGCCTGGGGCCGCGGCAATGCCGAAGCGACCCGTCGCTACATCACCGAATCGGGTGGCGCCGTGGTCGGCGAGGTGCTGGCGCCGGAAGCCCTGCCGGACCCGCTCGACGTCCTCAAACGGGTCGCCGCCATCCCGGCCGACGTGGTGGTGACGAGCATCAGCGGCGACAACCAGATCAAGCTGTTTGCCCAAATCGACCCGCAGATCCTCGAACGGCAATCGTGGATCGTCGGCGAGGTCGATTGGGAGGAGCTCTATCCCGCTCCGGGAACGCCGCGTCCCCTGTTTGGAACGACCTGGGCGTGGAACCTCCGCACTCCGGGCACCGCCGAATTCGTCGCACGCTACCGGAAACGCTACGGCCATACCAAGCTGAACTATCCCGGCGACGTGACCCATGCCGCCTATCTGGCGACCAAGGCGCTGCTGACCGCCATCGAACGTGCCGGAACAACCGAAAACAGCGCGCTGATCCAGCAACTTGAAAACTACCGGCGGACGGCCAGCGAAGGCATGCAGAACAACGACGCCTACATGGATCCGGTCAGCCACCACGTCCAGCAAACGGTGTACATCGCCCGCTGGAACCCGCACGCGACACGCCCCGAACTGGGTATTGAAATACTCGGCCAAGTCCCGCCCGAACAGGTCCGCTTCGAGCGCGAGAAAACTACACAACTCGAGTCGCCGGCCGACACGCCGCGTTACACACCATGA
- the nosD gene encoding nitrous oxide reductase family maturation protein NosD: MTILRLLTLACLCFALPGQAAQALQPWLDTALPGAVIRLPPGTYQGPAVISKPITLDGDGKVIIDAGGHGTVLTVKADRVTLRGLTLRNSGDSHDKLDGGLMAEGNELLIENNVIEDVLFGISLHKTNDSIVRRNRIRSRPGPSADRGDGLRLWYSTGNRIEQNDIAQIRDITVSNAPRNRFVGNTVKNSRRALNLLFAHRSLIEGNRFEDNSTGIVALNSDGLIIRRNLIIHAMDPAGAGIALKEISAALIDGNEIVHCAHGIMTDSSTNPINRMTFVNNLIAHNVTGIYFYGVRGSHIAIGNTFRSNLWPVSIVADGDPMSDVWWGNSWDGYEGFDRDGDGIGDQPHELYAYADRIWMDTPAAKFFRNSPVLELLDFLEKLAPFSTPSLILRDPAPRMQPSAQPVAQILDQVVDRRK; this comes from the coding sequence ATGACGATCCTTCGCCTGCTCACTCTCGCCTGTCTTTGCTTCGCCCTGCCCGGGCAAGCCGCCCAAGCCCTGCAGCCCTGGCTCGATACCGCCCTGCCGGGCGCCGTCATCCGTCTGCCGCCCGGCACTTACCAGGGACCGGCAGTGATCAGCAAGCCGATCACGCTGGACGGCGACGGCAAGGTCATCATCGACGCCGGCGGCCACGGCACTGTGCTCACCGTCAAGGCCGACCGCGTCACCTTGCGCGGCCTGACCCTGCGCAACAGCGGCGACTCGCATGACAAGCTGGACGGCGGCCTGATGGCCGAAGGCAACGAACTGCTGATCGAGAATAACGTCATTGAGGACGTGCTGTTCGGCATCTCGCTGCACAAGACCAACGACAGCATCGTGCGCCGCAACCGCATCCGCTCCCGGCCGGGGCCTTCAGCCGACCGCGGCGATGGCCTGCGCCTCTGGTACAGCACCGGCAACCGTATCGAACAGAACGATATCGCGCAGATTCGCGACATCACGGTGAGCAACGCCCCGCGCAATCGCTTCGTCGGCAATACCGTCAAGAACAGCCGGCGGGCGCTCAACCTGCTGTTTGCCCACCGCAGCCTGATCGAGGGCAACCGCTTCGAGGACAATTCGACCGGGATCGTTGCGCTGAACTCGGATGGCTTGATCATCCGCCGCAACCTGATCATCCATGCGATGGACCCGGCCGGCGCCGGCATCGCCCTGAAGGAGATCTCGGCAGCCCTGATCGACGGCAACGAGATCGTTCATTGCGCGCACGGCATCATGACCGACTCGTCAACCAATCCGATCAACCGGATGACCTTCGTCAACAACCTGATCGCCCACAACGTCACCGGCATTTATTTCTACGGCGTCAGGGGCAGTCACATCGCCATCGGCAACACCTTCCGCAGCAATTTGTGGCCGGTCAGCATCGTCGCCGACGGCGACCCGATGAGCGACGTCTGGTGGGGCAACAGCTGGGATGGCTACGAGGGCTTCGACCGCGATGGCGACGGCATCGGCGACCAGCCGCACGAGCTTTATGCCTACGCCGACCGCATCTGGATGGATACGCCGGCCGCCAAATTCTTCCGCAACTCGCCGGTCCTCGAATTGCTCGACTTCCTTGAAAAGCTGGCGCCGTTCTCGACGCCCTCCCTTATCCTGCGCGACCCGGCGCCGCGCATGCAGCCATCAGCCCAGCCAGTCGCGCAAATCCTCGATCAGGTCGTCGACCGTCGCAAGTGA
- a CDS encoding nitrite/sulfite reductase, which produces MYKYDAIDRQLITERVEQFRDQVSRWQSGELTSDEFRPLRLQNGLYVQRHAPMLRIAVPYGMMNTAQLRKLAFVARTYDKGYGHFSTRHNMQFNWPKIEDCPDILGHLADVEMHAIQTSGNCLRNITTDQFAGVAADEVIDPRPLAEILRQWTTFHPEFAFLPRKFKIAISGTKEDRAVTWFHDIGLHLQQQDGETGFRVIVGGGLGRTPIRGQIVRPFLPWQHILTYCEAILRVYNRFGRRDNAYKARIKILVQALGVDAFTQLVETEWAQIKDGPATLTQAEYDRIAAHFTAPAYDRQVDASAFANQIENDKAFARWVERNTHPHQVAGYVAVTLSLKQHGAAPGDISADQMDLVADLADQYSFGELRVSHEQNVILADVRKSDLHAVWQAAKGAGLATPNIGLLTAIICCPGGDFCDLANAKSIPIANAIQARFDNLDYLFDIGEIDLNISGCMNACGHHHVGHIGVLGVDKNEAEFYQVTLGGRQGYDARLGKVIGPSFAAEEMPDVVEKIISVYLENRHPDERFLDTFDRIGIDPFKNRVYEGRAHGKAKTAQKEAA; this is translated from the coding sequence ATGTACAAATACGATGCCATCGACCGCCAACTGATCACCGAGCGTGTCGAGCAATTCCGCGATCAGGTCAGCCGCTGGCAAAGCGGCGAATTGACCAGCGACGAATTCCGCCCGCTGCGCCTGCAGAACGGCCTCTACGTCCAGCGCCATGCGCCGATGCTGCGCATCGCCGTGCCCTACGGCATGATGAATACCGCCCAGCTGCGCAAGCTGGCCTTTGTTGCCCGCACCTACGACAAGGGTTATGGCCATTTCTCGACGCGCCACAACATGCAGTTCAACTGGCCGAAAATCGAGGATTGCCCAGATATCCTCGGCCACCTGGCCGACGTCGAGATGCACGCCATCCAGACTTCCGGCAACTGCCTGCGCAACATCACCACCGACCAGTTCGCCGGCGTTGCCGCCGACGAGGTGATCGACCCGCGGCCGCTCGCCGAAATCCTCCGCCAGTGGACCACCTTCCACCCGGAATTCGCCTTCCTGCCGCGCAAGTTCAAGATCGCCATTTCCGGCACCAAAGAAGACCGGGCCGTCACCTGGTTCCACGACATCGGCCTGCATCTGCAGCAGCAGGATGGCGAAACCGGTTTCCGCGTCATCGTCGGCGGCGGCCTTGGCCGGACGCCGATCCGCGGCCAGATCGTCCGTCCCTTCCTGCCTTGGCAGCACATCCTGACCTATTGCGAAGCGATCCTCCGCGTCTATAACCGCTTTGGCCGCCGCGACAATGCCTACAAGGCGCGCATCAAGATTCTCGTCCAGGCGCTCGGCGTCGACGCCTTTACCCAGTTGGTCGAAACCGAGTGGGCGCAGATCAAGGACGGCCCGGCGACGCTGACGCAGGCGGAATACGACCGCATCGCCGCCCATTTCACCGCCCCGGCCTATGACCGTCAGGTCGATGCCAGCGCCTTCGCCAATCAGATTGAGAACGACAAGGCCTTCGCCCGCTGGGTCGAACGCAACACCCATCCGCATCAGGTCGCCGGCTACGTGGCCGTAACCCTGTCGCTGAAGCAGCATGGCGCCGCGCCGGGCGACATCAGCGCCGATCAGATGGACCTCGTCGCCGATCTCGCCGACCAGTACAGTTTCGGCGAGCTGCGCGTCAGCCACGAACAGAACGTCATCCTGGCCGACGTCAGGAAATCCGATCTCCACGCCGTCTGGCAAGCCGCCAAGGGCGCCGGGCTGGCGACCCCGAACATCGGCCTGCTGACCGCCATCATCTGCTGCCCGGGTGGCGATTTCTGCGATCTCGCCAACGCCAAGTCGATTCCCATCGCCAATGCCATCCAGGCGCGCTTCGACAATCTCGACTACCTGTTCGACATCGGCGAGATCGACCTCAACATCTCCGGCTGCATGAACGCCTGCGGTCACCACCACGTCGGCCATATCGGCGTGCTCGGGGTGGACAAGAACGAGGCCGAGTTCTATCAGGTCACGCTGGGCGGCCGCCAGGGTTACGACGCCAGGCTCGGCAAGGTCATCGGCCCGTCCTTCGCGGCCGAGGAAATGCCGGACGTCGTCGAAAAGATCATCAGCGTCTATCTCGAAAACCGTCACCCCGACGAGCGCTTCCTCGACACCTTCGATCGCATCGGCATCGACCCGTTCAAGAACCGCGTTTATGAAGGCCGCGCTCACGGCAAGGCGAAAACGGCACAAAAGGAGGCCGCATGA
- a CDS encoding phosphoadenylyl-sulfate reductase, whose translation MTPNLLNITPELTASVAAKTVAARKLLAEIADNWSPATFANSLGAEDMVLTDLIVKAKLPIEIFSLDTGRLPPETYDLMAEVHKHYGLKLKVYFPQAEEVESYVRNHGINAFYESVTLRKACCYARKVEPLRRALAGKRAWITGLRAEQAATRTNLATREYDEGNGLEKFSPLAEWSEKEVWTYIKQNAVPYNALHDKFYPSIGCAPCSRAISPGEDVRSGRWWWENPESKECGLHIKG comes from the coding sequence ATGACCCCCAACCTGCTCAACATCACCCCCGAACTGACCGCCAGCGTCGCTGCCAAAACGGTGGCGGCCCGCAAGCTGCTCGCCGAGATTGCCGACAACTGGTCGCCGGCCACCTTCGCCAACAGCCTCGGCGCCGAAGACATGGTGCTGACCGACCTGATCGTCAAGGCCAAACTGCCGATCGAAATCTTCAGTCTCGATACCGGCCGCCTGCCGCCGGAGACCTACGACCTGATGGCGGAAGTGCACAAGCATTACGGCCTCAAACTGAAGGTTTACTTCCCGCAGGCCGAGGAAGTCGAGAGCTACGTGCGCAATCACGGCATCAATGCCTTTTACGAGTCGGTAACGCTACGCAAGGCCTGCTGCTACGCCCGCAAGGTCGAACCGCTGCGCCGCGCCCTGGCCGGCAAACGGGCCTGGATCACCGGCCTGCGCGCCGAGCAGGCTGCCACCCGGACCAATCTGGCGACCCGCGAATACGATGAAGGCAATGGCCTGGAAAAATTCAGCCCGCTCGCCGAGTGGAGCGAAAAGGAAGTGTGGACCTACATCAAGCAGAACGCCGTGCCCTACAACGCGTTGCACGACAAGTTCTACCCGAGCATCGGCTGCGCCCCCTGCTCGCGTGCCATCTCGCCCGGCGAGGACGTCCGCTCCGGCCGCTGGTGGTGGGAAAATCCGGAGTCCAAGGAGTGCGGTTTGCACATCAAGGGCTGA